One window of the Candidatus Stoquefichus sp. SB1 genome contains the following:
- the rpmA gene encoding 50S ribosomal protein L27: protein MMFKLLDLQLFASKKGVGSTKNGRDSHSKRLGAKLSDGQFCTAGSIIYRQRGTKIHPGVNVGKGGDDTLFAKVDGVVKFERDGRTRKKVSVYPVA from the coding sequence ATGATGTTTAAATTATTGGATTTACAATTATTCGCTTCTAAAAAGGGAGTTGGGTCAACAAAGAATGGTCGTGATTCTCACTCAAAAAGATTAGGGGCTAAATTATCTGATGGACAATTCTGTACAGCAGGTTCAATCATTTACAGACAAAGAGGAACGAAAATTCATCCTGGTGTAAATGTTGGTAAAGGTGGAGATGACACATTATTTGCAAAAGTAGATGGTGTTGTTAAATTCGAAAGAGACGGAAGAACAAGAAAGAAAGTTTCTGTTTACCCAGTAGCTTAA
- the obgE gene encoding GTPase ObgE, with product MKFIDKVNIYVEAGKGGDGVVAFRREAYVPKGGPAGGDGGKGGSVIFEATTSLSTLLDFRYRREYISKNGGQGMAKKMHGADANDMILQVPVGTVIYDQDTGKILADLTHDKQRAVIAKGGRGGRGNARFATSRNPAPTICERGEPGEKHNLVCELKLLADVGLVGFPSVGKSTFLSVVTRAKPEIADYHFTTIVPNLGVVQAKDGRSFVMADLPGLIEGASQGKGLGHQFLRHIERCRVIVHVIDMGGSEGRDPYEDYLAINKELGEYKYRLLERPQIIIANKMDEPNADENLKVFKEKIGNDIPVFPVIALIQEGVDMPLYAIADLLDKTPSFTSEEEEMENSVLYTYEGDDEIGFEIQNEGNGNWHVTGAKVERIVQMSSLGSDDGVKRFAQKMRNIGLDDALRVAGVQPGDTVSILDFEFEFYE from the coding sequence ATGAAGTTTATAGATAAAGTCAATATATATGTAGAAGCTGGAAAAGGTGGCGATGGAGTTGTTGCGTTTAGACGTGAAGCTTATGTTCCTAAAGGTGGTCCAGCTGGTGGCGATGGTGGTAAAGGTGGAAGTGTTATTTTTGAAGCAACAACATCTTTATCAACTTTGTTAGATTTTAGATATCGTCGTGAATATATATCTAAAAATGGTGGTCAGGGAATGGCTAAGAAAATGCATGGGGCTGATGCCAATGATATGATTTTACAAGTTCCTGTTGGGACAGTGATTTATGATCAAGATACTGGTAAGATTTTAGCAGATTTAACTCACGATAAACAACGTGCAGTGATTGCTAAAGGGGGACGTGGTGGACGTGGAAATGCCCGTTTTGCGACTAGTCGTAATCCAGCTCCTACAATTTGTGAACGTGGGGAACCAGGTGAAAAACATAATTTGGTTTGTGAGTTGAAATTATTAGCTGATGTTGGGTTAGTCGGTTTTCCATCAGTAGGAAAGTCAACATTTCTTTCAGTTGTAACACGTGCCAAACCAGAAATTGCAGATTATCATTTTACGACAATTGTTCCTAATTTAGGTGTGGTTCAGGCAAAGGATGGACGTTCATTTGTTATGGCTGATTTACCTGGATTAATTGAAGGTGCAAGTCAGGGAAAAGGTTTAGGTCACCAATTTTTAAGACATATTGAAAGATGTCGAGTGATTGTTCATGTCATTGATATGGGTGGCAGTGAAGGTCGTGATCCTTATGAAGACTATTTAGCTATTAATAAGGAATTAGGTGAATATAAATACCGTTTACTAGAAAGACCACAGATTATTATTGCTAATAAGATGGATGAACCAAATGCTGATGAAAATTTAAAAGTCTTTAAAGAAAAAATTGGTAATGATATTCCGGTTTTTCCAGTTATTGCTTTAATTCAAGAAGGTGTTGATATGCCATTATATGCCATTGCTGATTTATTAGATAAAACACCATCATTTACAAGTGAAGAGGAAGAAATGGAAAATAGTGTTCTTTATACTTATGAGGGTGATGATGAAATTGGTTTCGAAATTCAAAACGAAGGTAATGGAAATTGGCATGTAACAGGTGCAAAAGTAGAAAGAATTGTTCAAATGTCATCGCTTGGTAGTGATGATGGGGTCAAACGTTTTGCTCAAAAAATGCGTAATATTGGATTGGATGATGCTTTACGTGTAGCTGGAGTTCAACCTGGCGATACAGTTTCAATTCTTGATTTTGAGTTTGAATTCTACGAATAA
- a CDS encoding DUF554 domain-containing protein yields MLGTIVNTGTVLLGSLIGLFLNQGIPERIANQMMKALGLCTIFIGVQGAFKGENTLIMIVSMVIGVVIGEGIDIDKRVTNTVNRLEEKFVKKQDQKHSISEGLITSSLLFCVGSMTIVGCLNAGLLNDNTMLYTKATLDFCSSMIFASTLGIGVILAAGVVLIYQGGLTLLASLAAPLLTTAVINEMTCVGSLVIIATGLNLLGVTKIKLMNYIPAMFLPIILCLFM; encoded by the coding sequence ATGTTAGGAACGATAGTCAATACTGGAACTGTTCTTTTGGGAAGTCTTATTGGATTGTTTTTAAATCAGGGAATTCCTGAAAGAATTGCTAATCAAATGATGAAAGCACTTGGCTTGTGTACAATTTTTATTGGTGTTCAAGGAGCTTTTAAAGGTGAAAATACTTTAATTATGATTGTTTCGATGGTCATTGGTGTCGTTATTGGTGAAGGCATTGATATTGATAAAAGAGTTACAAATACAGTGAATCGTTTAGAAGAGAAGTTTGTGAAAAAACAAGATCAAAAACATTCTATTTCTGAAGGATTGATTACATCAAGTTTATTGTTCTGTGTTGGTTCAATGACAATTGTTGGCTGTTTAAATGCTGGATTGCTTAATGATAATACGATGCTTTATACAAAGGCAACATTGGATTTTTGTTCATCTATGATTTTTGCCTCAACGCTTGGAATTGGTGTGATATTGGCTGCGGGTGTAGTTTTGATTTATCAGGGTGGATTGACTTTGCTGGCATCTTTAGCTGCACCACTTTTAACAACTGCAGTCATTAATGAAATGACTTGTGTTGGTTCTTTGGTTATTATAGCAACTGGACTTAATTTGTTAGGGGTAACGAAAATCAAATTAATGAATTATATTCCAGCTATGTTTCTACCTATTATTCTTTGTTTATTTATGTAA
- the ruvA gene encoding Holliday junction branch migration protein RuvA, with amino-acid sequence MYSYIKGVIVDMARDHIVIDNQGIGYLIYVSNPYQFTKGKETLVYVYQQVKEDGIVLYGFLTKEEKELFLKLILVKGIGCKTAIGILATGDVNAIIQAIESKNITYLKKIPGIGPKAAQQIILDLQGKFNAVMTEMVLTSVEFDEAIEVLIALGYKRQDVDKVMNSLSNEQLDTNGYVKKALSLLVKL; translated from the coding sequence ATGTATAGTTATATAAAAGGTGTTATTGTAGATATGGCAAGAGATCATATTGTTATTGATAATCAGGGGATTGGTTATTTGATTTATGTTTCAAATCCCTATCAGTTTACAAAGGGCAAAGAAACATTGGTTTATGTTTATCAGCAAGTCAAAGAAGATGGTATTGTATTATATGGTTTTTTAACCAAAGAAGAAAAAGAATTGTTTTTGAAATTGATTTTAGTAAAAGGAATTGGCTGTAAAACAGCTATTGGAATTTTAGCTACAGGTGATGTGAATGCAATTATTCAAGCCATTGAATCTAAAAATATTACTTATTTGAAAAAAATTCCTGGCATTGGTCCGAAGGCAGCGCAACAGATTATTTTAGATTTACAGGGAAAATTCAATGCTGTGATGACTGAGATGGTTTTAACATCAGTTGAATTTGATGAAGCGATAGAAGTCTTAATAGCTTTAGGATATAAACGTCAGGATGTTGATAAAGTCATGAATAGTTTATCAAATGAACAGTTGGATACAAATGGTTATGTTAAAAAAGCTTTAAGTTTATTAGTGAAGTTATAG
- the ruvB gene encoding Holliday junction branch migration DNA helicase RuvB — protein MERDILDVEEHIDDDESQLRPQSFDEYVGQSHLKDNLKVFVGAAKLRDESLDHVLLYGPPGLGKTTMSMIIANEMGTHLKMTTGPSIEKTGDLVAILTSLDPGDVLFIDEIHRLNKVVEEILYPAMEDFCVDVVIGKEASTRSIRIDLPPFTLVGATTRAGDLSAPLRDRFGIVSKLEYYNQEELTKIIHRTSQVYHIPMEESAKSELAKRSRGTPRIANRLFRRVRDFAQYNGDETITKERTVEALQRLKVDELGLDDVDHKYLLGIIQRFQGGPVGLEAIAASIGEEPMTLEDVYEPYLLQTGLIKRTPRGRVVTEMAYQHFHIIKES, from the coding sequence ATGGAACGTGATATTTTAGATGTTGAAGAGCATATTGATGATGATGAAAGCCAATTACGTCCTCAATCATTTGATGAATATGTTGGGCAATCACATTTAAAAGATAATTTAAAAGTATTTGTTGGGGCAGCAAAATTAAGAGATGAATCATTGGATCATGTGCTATTATATGGTCCGCCAGGTTTAGGGAAAACAACAATGTCAATGATTATTGCTAATGAAATGGGTACGCATCTTAAAATGACGACAGGACCAAGTATTGAAAAGACAGGGGATCTGGTTGCTATATTAACATCATTAGATCCAGGTGATGTCCTGTTTATTGATGAGATTCATCGTTTAAATAAAGTTGTTGAAGAAATTTTGTATCCAGCAATGGAAGATTTTTGTGTTGATGTGGTCATTGGTAAAGAAGCTTCAACGAGGTCAATTAGGATTGATTTGCCACCTTTTACCCTAGTTGGTGCAACAACGCGTGCTGGTGATTTATCAGCGCCTTTGCGTGATCGTTTTGGAATTGTATCAAAATTAGAATATTATAATCAGGAAGAATTAACCAAAATTATTCATCGAACAAGTCAGGTTTATCATATTCCAATGGAAGAATCAGCAAAAAGTGAATTAGCAAAACGTTCTCGAGGAACGCCCCGAATTGCCAATCGTTTATTTAGACGAGTGAGAGATTTTGCCCAATACAATGGTGATGAAACAATCACAAAAGAAAGAACAGTAGAAGCTTTGCAAAGATTAAAAGTAGATGAATTAGGGTTAGATGATGTTGATCATAAATATCTCCTTGGAATTATTCAACGTTTTCAAGGTGGACCTGTTGGATTAGAGGCTATTGCAGCTAGTATTGGTGAAGAACCAATGACATTAGAAGATGTTTATGAACCTTATTTATTACAGACAGGTTTAATTAAAAGAACGCCTAGAGGTCGTGTTGTGACTGAAATGGCTTATCAGCATTTTCATATTATCAAAGAATCTTAG
- a CDS encoding ComEA family DNA-binding protein, translating to MKRKYQVIGIFILLLCSVIYDFPRTTQETIETEPLSYVTLEGAFLKNGKYEFTGHKYVRDIVLEVGVKDNANLNALSLEQEVIDESRLYLPLQQETCISLNHASQEELMTLKGIGEKTAQKIIDYRQNQPFLRLEDIMNISGIGEKTYLRLRDSLCL from the coding sequence ATGAAAAGAAAATATCAAGTCATAGGTATTTTTATTTTGTTGTTATGTTCAGTTATTTATGATTTTCCACGTACTACACAGGAAACTATAGAAACAGAACCTTTATCATACGTCACTTTAGAAGGTGCTTTTTTAAAAAATGGGAAATATGAGTTCACAGGTCATAAATATGTCCGTGATATTGTCTTGGAGGTTGGAGTTAAAGATAATGCGAATCTCAATGCTTTATCTTTAGAACAAGAAGTTATTGATGAATCCCGTTTGTATTTACCATTGCAGCAGGAAACATGTATTTCTTTAAATCATGCCAGTCAAGAAGAATTAATGACACTCAAAGGAATAGGTGAAAAAACAGCTCAAAAAATTATTGATTATCGTCAAAATCAGCCTTTTTTAAGATTGGAGGATATTATGAATATTAGTGGAATAGGTGAAAAGACATATTTACGATTGAGAGATTCATTATGTTTATAA